A region of Myxococcus stipitatus DSM 14675 DNA encodes the following proteins:
- a CDS encoding S-adenosylmethionine:tRNA ribosyltransferase-isomerase: protein MKPARWPVDQPEEGRLLHVEPREGRLTDARVADLPSLLRDGDLLVVNDAATFPASLLGRTVLGERIELRLLSQEPDGTWLAVLFGAGDWRKRTEDRPTPPAMPAGTRFTVVGLPVRVVEVLPPSPRFLRVAFEEEGAGLWSALYQGGRPVQYAHTLAPLSLWHVQTGYGARPWATEAPSAGLPLTWNLLLTLRRRGVRLASLTHATGLSSTGDEALDALLPRPERSDIPAATVAQVEATRAAGGRVVAVGTTVVRALEGRAAMNGGRLVAGESVTDLLLGPGFVPRVVSGLFTGMHEPGTSHFALLQAFCSRTLLREASAHAEARGYLGHEFGDSCLLLDA from the coding sequence ATGAAGCCCGCGCGCTGGCCGGTGGACCAACCGGAGGAGGGGCGGCTGCTGCACGTGGAGCCTCGCGAGGGGCGCCTCACCGACGCCCGCGTGGCGGACCTGCCGTCGCTGCTGCGCGACGGGGACCTGCTGGTGGTGAATGACGCCGCCACGTTCCCCGCGTCGCTCCTGGGGCGCACGGTGCTGGGAGAGCGCATCGAGCTGCGCCTGCTGTCGCAGGAGCCGGATGGCACGTGGCTGGCCGTCCTCTTCGGCGCGGGGGACTGGCGCAAGCGCACCGAGGACCGCCCGACGCCGCCCGCGATGCCCGCCGGGACGCGCTTCACGGTGGTGGGGCTCCCGGTCCGGGTGGTGGAGGTGCTGCCGCCCTCGCCCCGCTTCCTGCGCGTGGCCTTCGAGGAGGAGGGCGCGGGGCTCTGGTCCGCGCTGTACCAGGGAGGCCGCCCCGTGCAGTACGCGCACACGCTGGCGCCGCTGTCCCTGTGGCACGTGCAGACGGGCTATGGCGCGCGGCCCTGGGCCACGGAGGCTCCGTCGGCCGGACTCCCGCTCACCTGGAACCTGCTCCTGACGCTGCGCCGGAGGGGCGTGCGGCTGGCGTCGCTCACCCACGCGACGGGGCTGTCCTCCACGGGGGACGAGGCGCTCGACGCGCTGCTGCCCCGGCCCGAGCGCTCCGACATCCCCGCCGCCACGGTGGCCCAGGTGGAGGCCACGCGCGCGGCGGGAGGGCGGGTGGTGGCGGTGGGCACCACGGTGGTGCGCGCGCTGGAGGGCCGCGCGGCGATGAATGGCGGGAGGCTGGTGGCGGGCGAGTCGGTGACGGACCTGCTCCTGGGGCCGGGCTTCGTGCCTCGCGTGGTGAGTGGCCTCTTCACGGGGATGCACGAGCCGGGCACCAGCCACTTCGCGCTGCTCCAGGCCTTCTGCTCGCGGACGCTCCTGCGCGAGGCGAGCGCCCACGCGGAGGCGCGGGGCTACCTGGGGCACGAGTTCGGGGACTCGTGCCTGCTGCTCGACGCGTGA
- a CDS encoding SDR family NAD(P)-dependent oxidoreductase, with amino-acid sequence MKLTGKAVLVTGASRGLGRALMEHFARRGAKVVGVARHTADMEEAVEPLRAEGLPVHALAYDVGDKESIYRMVGVATSLVGPLDVLVNNASVLGPTPLPLLLDTACEDLHRVLEVNLVGPFRLTKAVVGNMLVRGGGLVLNISSDAAVAAYPRWGAYSVSKSALEHLGRIWAAELEGTDVRFLSVDPGEMDTRMHAAAMPEADCATLARPEDVAARIIALVEHRVESLPSGSHVVAQRLEAA; translated from the coding sequence ATGAAGCTGACTGGAAAGGCGGTGCTCGTCACCGGGGCGAGCCGAGGACTGGGGCGCGCGCTCATGGAGCACTTCGCCAGGCGAGGCGCGAAGGTGGTGGGCGTGGCCCGGCACACCGCGGACATGGAGGAGGCGGTGGAGCCGCTTCGAGCCGAAGGGCTCCCCGTCCACGCGCTGGCCTACGACGTGGGGGACAAGGAATCCATCTACCGGATGGTGGGCGTGGCCACGTCCTTGGTGGGGCCGCTGGACGTGCTGGTGAACAACGCCAGCGTGCTGGGGCCCACGCCGCTGCCCCTGCTCCTGGATACCGCGTGCGAGGACCTCCACCGGGTGCTGGAGGTGAACCTGGTGGGGCCCTTCCGGCTCACGAAGGCGGTGGTGGGCAACATGCTGGTGCGCGGAGGCGGGCTGGTGCTCAACATCAGCTCGGACGCGGCGGTGGCGGCCTATCCCCGCTGGGGCGCGTACAGCGTGTCCAAGAGCGCGCTGGAGCACCTGGGGCGCATCTGGGCCGCGGAATTGGAGGGCACCGACGTGCGCTTCCTCAGCGTGGACCCGGGGGAGATGGACACGCGGATGCACGCCGCCGCCATGCCGGAGGCTGACTGCGCGACGCTGGCCCGGCCCGAGGACGTGGCCGCGCGCATCATCGCCCTGGTGGAGCACCGCGTGGAGTCGCTGCCGTCCGGCTCCCACGTCGTGGCCCAGCGACTGGAGGCCGCATGA
- a CDS encoding helix-turn-helix domain-containing protein produces the protein MDDEDLPSRLARNIRTLRETRGATQAQLSKLAGVPRATWANLESGTSNPTLSVLHRVASALQVSLEELVAKPRASARHYPRDSLTTRVRGAGLLRKLLPDPLPGMEFDRVELAAGVRITGVPHTPGTREYLACESGELALVASGERFLLKPGDVVVFRGDQKHSYENPGTRTAVGYSVVLLTPPL, from the coding sequence ATGGACGACGAGGACCTACCGAGCAGGTTGGCGCGCAACATCCGGACGTTGAGGGAGACCCGAGGGGCCACGCAGGCCCAGCTGTCGAAGCTGGCGGGGGTGCCTCGGGCGACGTGGGCCAACCTGGAGTCCGGGACGTCCAACCCCACCTTGTCCGTGCTGCACCGCGTGGCGTCCGCGCTCCAGGTGTCGCTGGAGGAGCTGGTGGCGAAGCCTCGCGCCAGCGCGCGGCACTACCCTCGCGACAGCCTGACGACGCGCGTCCGGGGCGCGGGCCTCTTGCGCAAGCTGCTCCCCGACCCGCTGCCGGGCATGGAGTTCGACCGGGTGGAGCTGGCCGCCGGCGTGCGCATCACCGGCGTGCCGCATACGCCAGGCACCCGGGAGTACCTGGCCTGTGAGTCCGGGGAGCTGGCGCTCGTCGCCAGCGGGGAGCGCTTCCTCCTCAAGCCCGGCGACGTCGTCGTCTTCCGAGGCGACCAGAAGCACTCCTACGAGAACCCCGGCACACGCACCGCCGTGGGCTACTCCGTCGTGCTCCTGACGCCTCCGCTGTAG